A stretch of the Rosa rugosa chromosome 5, drRosRugo1.1, whole genome shotgun sequence genome encodes the following:
- the LOC133709027 gene encoding uncharacterized protein LOC133709027 isoform X1 gives MSDVPKMWRYFRLDGEPPTRHDPDWFSMEIHHGGRFYRLGSGSRQYKGGEVVYVDRLDPDKISWPDLNIYAEDLGYREPPIMYWFLLPGSIQGEGWLPICEDKDVLDMLKFMSSNRILQIYIVGGGVRKKKEAELEDKGGGSPKEVDHRKYIGNVVEDLEEVIDGDLAVTTLHGAKVSSKASGKRNKGGRPKNKKDVVTHLTNQFINVKASETIAGDNLVGENRKRPRMKQKACKMKKKSRPYETRFMGEKSFAEAEGIQEEPETSDSDDPNFEDIVDSDYDLDDNDDEFLFKANVDGDLDASHEFNEMGFAGDISDGEGEDSEKFDSGTDSTATEDEEERIQSGQRKKKKRWSKWREFQKEDMKNPQFELGMSFPNSDVFKDAVRVFSVKTKMQ, from the coding sequence ATCCGGATTGGTTCTCAATGGAGATTCATCATGGAGGCAGGTTCTATAGGTTGGGTAGTGGTAGTAGGCAGTACAAGGGAGGTGAGGTAGTGTATGTTGATAGATTAGATCCTGATAAGATTTCTTGGCCAGATTTGAATATCTATGCTGAAGACTTGGGTTATAGAGAACCCCCAATTATGTATTGGTTTCTGTTACCTGGAAGTATTCAAGGAGAAGGTTGGTTACCAATATGTGAAGACAAAGATGTGTTAGATATGTTGAAGTTTATGTCAAGTAATCGGATATTGCAGATTTACATTGTTGGGGGAGgtgtaagaaaaaaaaaggaagctgAGTTAGAGGATAAGGGTGGGGGTTCTCCTAAAGAAGTTGATCACCGAAAGTATATTGGCAATGTGGTAGAAGACCTGGAAGAAGTGATTGATGGTGATCTTGCTGTGACAACTTTACATGGGGCAAAGGTTTCAAGTAAGGCAAGTGGAAAGAGAAACAAGGGAGGTAGGCCAAAGAATAAGAAGGATGTGGTTACTCACTTGACAAACCAGTTTATAAATGTCAAGGCTAGTGAGACAATTGCAGGTGATAATCTAGTGGGTGAAAATAGAAAGAGACCTAGAATGAAGCAAAAAGCAtgcaagatgaagaagaaatccAGACCATATGAAACCAGATTTATGGGGGAAAAAAGTTTTGCTGAAGCAGAAGGCATTCAAGAAGAACCTGAAACATCTGATAGTGATGATCCTAATTTTGAAGATATAGTAGATAGTGACTACGACCTTGATGATAATGATGATGAGTTTCTGTTTAAGGCCAATGTCGATGGTGACCTTGATGCTAGTCACGAGTTCAATGAAATGGGATTTGCAGGTGACATTTCGGATGGAGAAGGTGAAGATTCTGAGAAGTTTGATAGTGGAACTGATTCAACAGCAactgaggatgaagaagaaagaattcaAAGTGgccaaaggaaaaagaagaaaaggtggTCTAAATGGAGAGAGTTCCAAAAAGAAGACATGAAGAATCCTCAATTTGAGCTTGGCATGTCATTTCCAAATTCAGATGTGTTCAAGGATGCTGTTAGGGTGTTCTCAGTGAAGACAAAAATGCAGTGA
- the LOC133709027 gene encoding uncharacterized protein LOC133709027 isoform X2 encodes MEIHHGGRFYRLGSGSRQYKGGEVVYVDRLDPDKISWPDLNIYAEDLGYREPPIMYWFLLPGSIQGEGWLPICEDKDVLDMLKFMSSNRILQIYIVGGGVRKKKEAELEDKGGGSPKEVDHRKYIGNVVEDLEEVIDGDLAVTTLHGAKVSSKASGKRNKGGRPKNKKDVVTHLTNQFINVKASETIAGDNLVGENRKRPRMKQKACKMKKKSRPYETRFMGEKSFAEAEGIQEEPETSDSDDPNFEDIVDSDYDLDDNDDEFLFKANVDGDLDASHEFNEMGFAGDISDGEGEDSEKFDSGTDSTATEDEEERIQSGQRKKKKRWSKWREFQKEDMKNPQFELGMSFPNSDVFKDAVRVFSVKTKMQ; translated from the coding sequence ATGGAGATTCATCATGGAGGCAGGTTCTATAGGTTGGGTAGTGGTAGTAGGCAGTACAAGGGAGGTGAGGTAGTGTATGTTGATAGATTAGATCCTGATAAGATTTCTTGGCCAGATTTGAATATCTATGCTGAAGACTTGGGTTATAGAGAACCCCCAATTATGTATTGGTTTCTGTTACCTGGAAGTATTCAAGGAGAAGGTTGGTTACCAATATGTGAAGACAAAGATGTGTTAGATATGTTGAAGTTTATGTCAAGTAATCGGATATTGCAGATTTACATTGTTGGGGGAGgtgtaagaaaaaaaaaggaagctgAGTTAGAGGATAAGGGTGGGGGTTCTCCTAAAGAAGTTGATCACCGAAAGTATATTGGCAATGTGGTAGAAGACCTGGAAGAAGTGATTGATGGTGATCTTGCTGTGACAACTTTACATGGGGCAAAGGTTTCAAGTAAGGCAAGTGGAAAGAGAAACAAGGGAGGTAGGCCAAAGAATAAGAAGGATGTGGTTACTCACTTGACAAACCAGTTTATAAATGTCAAGGCTAGTGAGACAATTGCAGGTGATAATCTAGTGGGTGAAAATAGAAAGAGACCTAGAATGAAGCAAAAAGCAtgcaagatgaagaagaaatccAGACCATATGAAACCAGATTTATGGGGGAAAAAAGTTTTGCTGAAGCAGAAGGCATTCAAGAAGAACCTGAAACATCTGATAGTGATGATCCTAATTTTGAAGATATAGTAGATAGTGACTACGACCTTGATGATAATGATGATGAGTTTCTGTTTAAGGCCAATGTCGATGGTGACCTTGATGCTAGTCACGAGTTCAATGAAATGGGATTTGCAGGTGACATTTCGGATGGAGAAGGTGAAGATTCTGAGAAGTTTGATAGTGGAACTGATTCAACAGCAactgaggatgaagaagaaagaattcaAAGTGgccaaaggaaaaagaagaaaaggtggTCTAAATGGAGAGAGTTCCAAAAAGAAGACATGAAGAATCCTCAATTTGAGCTTGGCATGTCATTTCCAAATTCAGATGTGTTCAAGGATGCTGTTAGGGTGTTCTCAGTGAAGACAAAAATGCAGTGA